In one Stigmatella erecta genomic region, the following are encoded:
- a CDS encoding class I adenylate-forming enzyme family protein produces the protein MTLFHHLFERNVQRFPDKKAIVVGARSATYGQLDRMACRAAQALVQRGMGRGERAALYADASIEALAAVLGIFKAGCVLVTVHHSFSPRKLLFQLKDSGASGLITGLSGDLAPLLQEVPLKAVLQVGAGEAAGAQEDTGTFEAEADDDDARLGAIFYTSGSSANPKGVLVSHKNMLAAFHSVTGYLENTPRDTILSYSTLASDYGFYNILMPLLFGGTAVVEKEIPGRPEQMLEVIRREEVTGMQVFPPAVFLLCQAEVLEPRSIGPLRYISSSGQPLPLKHIRRLRSAFPQLQLFSNYGLTECKRVAYLPPSEIDQRPGSVGKAIPGVRTYLVDDDGQTLLERGRTGQLAVAGDLVMLRYWNRPEQTSQVLKDHLFGEERVLFTGDLFRTDADGYLYYVCRKDDVFSRGGFKVNPREIETVLLTHEAVAEAVVVPVADEAMGHVPRAHVVLRAGATLSAEALIQHCAASLDWHMVPTRVVFTDALPRTLTGKTSKRFEMNNDDSAESPKPADVQEYLSQSAMIRMAGHFHALATGQTQVPRQPVVTRFRGSIPDPRVLAYHDLLVGKTGPLFSHFLASVPCILEEMSRVGAALTRFSEERAQGSDRTFSFYEADAFDGSNGRTLAVFSGGRIRTLTSSPNKANEEPFNQYADPRLSQFIGKSCLEVDASVLASQPAYRAFAQGVDYLYETAAFQFYGTDRDRQIGHVAKLLKPDGLAFFLEKLNHPDAEEYERREQAKDERHKSFYFTPEEIAWKKQQMLAQMENGQVDYETLVASLGRHFQHVYLLWNSTNFYEFVASNDRDAIERFVALIGPPVIPDEFCFDKPAMRKVSGARG, from the coding sequence ATGACACTCTTTCACCACCTCTTCGAACGCAACGTCCAACGGTTCCCGGACAAGAAGGCCATCGTGGTGGGCGCGCGGTCCGCCACGTATGGGCAGCTGGACCGCATGGCCTGCCGGGCCGCCCAGGCGCTGGTTCAGCGCGGCATGGGCCGGGGCGAGCGCGCCGCCCTCTACGCCGATGCCTCGATCGAGGCGTTGGCCGCCGTGCTCGGCATCTTCAAGGCCGGGTGCGTCCTGGTCACGGTTCATCACTCCTTCAGCCCGCGCAAGTTGCTCTTTCAGCTCAAGGACTCCGGTGCCAGCGGGCTCATCACGGGGCTCTCCGGAGACCTGGCGCCCCTCCTCCAGGAGGTGCCGCTGAAGGCCGTGCTTCAGGTGGGCGCGGGGGAGGCCGCCGGGGCACAGGAGGACACAGGGACGTTCGAGGCGGAGGCGGACGATGACGATGCCCGGCTCGGGGCCATCTTCTACACCTCGGGCTCCAGCGCGAACCCCAAGGGGGTGCTGGTCAGCCACAAGAACATGCTCGCGGCGTTTCACTCCGTGACGGGCTATCTGGAGAACACGCCCCGCGACACCATCCTGAGCTACTCGACGCTGGCCTCGGACTACGGCTTCTACAACATCCTGATGCCGCTGCTCTTCGGGGGCACGGCGGTGGTGGAGAAGGAAATCCCCGGGCGGCCCGAACAGATGTTGGAGGTGATCCGCCGGGAGGAAGTGACGGGCATGCAGGTCTTCCCGCCGGCGGTGTTCCTCCTGTGCCAGGCCGAGGTGCTCGAGCCGCGGAGCATCGGCCCCCTGCGCTACATCTCCAGCAGCGGGCAACCCTTGCCGCTCAAGCACATCCGCCGGTTGAGGAGCGCGTTCCCACAGCTCCAGCTCTTCTCCAACTACGGGCTGACGGAGTGCAAGCGTGTGGCCTACCTGCCCCCCTCGGAGATCGACCAGCGGCCCGGCTCCGTGGGCAAGGCGATTCCGGGCGTGCGGACCTATCTGGTCGATGACGACGGCCAGACGCTCCTGGAGCGAGGCCGGACCGGACAGCTCGCCGTCGCCGGAGACCTGGTGATGTTGCGGTACTGGAACCGGCCGGAGCAGACGTCGCAGGTGCTCAAGGACCATCTCTTCGGGGAGGAGCGGGTGCTCTTCACCGGCGATCTGTTCCGGACCGATGCGGACGGGTATCTCTATTACGTGTGCCGGAAGGACGACGTGTTCTCCCGGGGAGGGTTCAAGGTCAACCCCCGGGAAATCGAGACCGTGCTCCTGACACACGAGGCCGTCGCGGAGGCGGTGGTGGTGCCCGTGGCGGATGAGGCCATGGGCCATGTCCCCAGGGCGCACGTCGTGCTCCGCGCGGGCGCCACGCTCAGCGCCGAGGCGCTGATTCAACATTGCGCCGCTTCCCTGGATTGGCACATGGTGCCCACGCGTGTGGTTTTCACCGATGCGCTCCCCAGAACCTTGACGGGAAAGACGTCCAAGAGGTTTGAGATGAACAACGATGATTCGGCAGAGAGCCCGAAGCCCGCGGACGTCCAGGAGTACCTCTCCCAGTCCGCGATGATCCGGATGGCAGGCCATTTCCACGCATTGGCGACGGGACAGACACAGGTCCCCCGGCAACCCGTCGTGACGCGGTTCCGCGGCAGCATCCCGGACCCCCGCGTGCTGGCTTACCATGACCTGCTCGTGGGGAAGACGGGGCCGTTGTTCTCTCACTTCCTCGCCAGCGTGCCCTGCATTCTGGAGGAGATGTCGCGCGTGGGCGCCGCCCTGACGCGGTTCTCGGAGGAGCGCGCGCAGGGGAGCGATCGAACCTTCTCCTTCTATGAGGCGGATGCGTTCGACGGCTCGAATGGGCGCACGCTCGCGGTCTTCTCCGGCGGGCGGATCCGCACGCTCACGAGCTCTCCCAACAAGGCCAACGAGGAGCCCTTCAACCAATACGCGGACCCCCGGCTCTCCCAGTTCATCGGAAAGTCGTGCCTGGAGGTGGACGCGAGCGTCCTCGCCAGCCAGCCGGCTTACCGCGCGTTCGCCCAGGGCGTCGACTACCTCTACGAGACCGCTGCGTTCCAGTTCTACGGCACGGACCGGGACCGCCAGATTGGCCATGTCGCGAAGCTGCTCAAGCCCGATGGCCTGGCCTTCTTCCTGGAGAAGCTCAACCATCCGGACGCCGAGGAATACGAGCGCCGTGAGCAGGCCAAGGACGAGCGGCACAAGAGCTTCTATTTCACGCCCGAGGAGATCGCCTGGAAGAAGCAGCAGATGCTGGCGCAGATGGAGAACGGGCAGGTGGACTACGAGACGCTGGTGGCCTCGCTCGGAAGGCACTTCCAGCACGTGTACCTGCTGTGGAACAGCACGAACTTCTATGAGTTCGTCGCGTCGAACGACCGGGACGCCATCGAGCGGTTCGTCGCCTTGATCGGCCCGCCGGTCATCCCCGACGAGTTCTGTTTCGACAAGCCGGCCATGCGCAAGGTCTCGGGCGCCCGCGGGTGA